Proteins encoded by one window of Pseudonocardia sp. HH130629-09:
- a CDS encoding enoyl-CoA hydratase-related protein: MGTPRVRDDGPVRTVTLDRPDAANALHLVDVDAVAAAVTDLPDRVRVVVVTGAGDRAFGAGMHLDVFRDADPGDGRAIITRLAACLRAVRTAPVPTIARLNGACLGAAFELAMACDLRVAHTGVRVGLPEVRLGIPSVLDAALLPRYVGAALAQEMVLTGSVHRVDEPGTAPLVNRLVDSPAGLDAAVDELVAALLAPTREVLAAQKELLETWREQGITGSVEASVDTFAEVFALPATRAAIARYRP; encoded by the coding sequence ATGGGGACCCCGCGGGTGCGCGACGACGGCCCCGTCCGGACCGTCACCCTGGACCGCCCCGACGCCGCGAACGCCCTGCACCTCGTCGACGTCGACGCCGTCGCCGCGGCCGTCACCGACCTCCCGGACCGGGTGCGGGTCGTCGTGGTCACCGGGGCCGGGGACCGGGCCTTCGGCGCCGGGATGCACCTCGACGTCTTCCGCGACGCCGACCCCGGCGACGGTCGCGCGATCATCACCCGGCTCGCGGCCTGCCTGCGTGCGGTGCGCACCGCGCCGGTCCCGACCATCGCCCGGCTGAACGGCGCCTGCCTGGGTGCCGCGTTCGAGCTGGCCATGGCCTGCGACCTGCGCGTCGCCCACACCGGGGTGCGGGTGGGGCTGCCCGAGGTGCGCCTCGGGATCCCCTCGGTGCTCGACGCGGCACTGCTGCCCCGCTACGTCGGCGCCGCGCTCGCCCAGGAGATGGTCCTGACCGGCAGCGTGCACCGGGTCGACGAGCCGGGGACGGCCCCGCTGGTGAACCGGCTCGTCGACTCCCCCGCCGGGCTCGACGCCGCCGTCGACGAGCTCGTCGCGGCCCTGCTCGCCCCGACCCGCGAGGTCCTGGCGGCGCAGAAGGAGCTGCTCGAGACCTGGCGCGAGCAGGGCATCACCGGATCGGTGGAGGCCAGCGTCGACACCTTCGCCGAGGTGTTCGCGCTGCCCGCGACCCGCGCCGCGATCGCGCGGTACCGGCCGTAG
- a CDS encoding DUF4185 domain-containing protein encodes MAVTTKIADLTGPGHTDRFGIGGTDLGILATAPDGRLVAVFGDTFERAGVGGPGWRSPVVLFADPDGFRTGLRWTGSGGDTADYACRLVSKPATNWFRLHRRVTTILPADVITVGDTMYLHVMANKGLGNVLWSEIIASRDNGVTWERTGCDWPGDHHDGLFQQLTWCDGGDGYVYAYTTGFQRRDGLLLHRVPADRITDRDAWEPWGFAGERWDWGNPPTLTLPGAFGELNLRRVPGPDGREHLLLTAFDAGNYRIDTLLLDRPNADLHRAPRTTVLTGCGWDDEDHATGRVAQLYGGYVVPGSTLDDLHLVVSQWNTTTHWPYRAMQFRTDVTELLRTEQSEVRAS; translated from the coding sequence ATGGCCGTCACGACCAAGATCGCCGACCTGACCGGGCCCGGGCACACCGACCGGTTCGGGATCGGCGGCACCGACCTCGGCATACTCGCCACCGCGCCGGACGGGCGCCTGGTCGCCGTCTTCGGCGACACCTTCGAGCGGGCCGGCGTCGGCGGGCCCGGCTGGCGCTCCCCGGTCGTGCTGTTCGCCGACCCGGACGGGTTCCGGACCGGCCTGCGCTGGACCGGCTCCGGTGGCGACACCGCGGACTACGCCTGCCGGCTCGTCAGCAAGCCGGCGACGAACTGGTTCCGGCTGCACCGCCGCGTCACCACGATCCTGCCCGCCGACGTCATCACCGTCGGCGACACGATGTACCTGCACGTCATGGCCAACAAGGGCCTCGGCAACGTGCTGTGGAGCGAGATCATCGCCTCCCGCGACAACGGCGTCACCTGGGAGCGCACCGGCTGCGACTGGCCCGGCGACCACCACGACGGCCTGTTCCAGCAGCTGACCTGGTGCGACGGCGGCGACGGGTACGTCTACGCCTACACCACCGGCTTCCAGCGCCGCGACGGTCTGCTGCTGCACCGGGTGCCCGCCGACCGGATCACCGACCGCGACGCGTGGGAGCCGTGGGGCTTCGCCGGGGAGCGCTGGGACTGGGGCAACCCGCCGACGCTGACGCTGCCGGGTGCCTTCGGCGAGCTCAACCTGCGCCGGGTCCCGGGCCCGGACGGACGCGAGCACCTGCTGCTCACCGCCTTCGACGCCGGGAACTACCGGATCGACACGCTGCTGCTCGACCGGCCGAACGCCGACCTGCACCGTGCCCCGCGGACCACCGTGCTCACCGGCTGCGGCTGGGACGACGAGGACCACGCCACCGGCCGAGTCGCGCAGCTCTACGGCGGCTACGTCGTCCCCGGCTCGACGCTCGACGACCTGCACCTCGTCGTCAGCCAGTGGAACACCACCACCCACTGGCCGTACCGCGCGATGCAGTTCCGGACGGACGTCACGGAGCTACTGCGGACGGAGCAGTCCGAGGTCCGGGCGTCATGA
- a CDS encoding TVP38/TMEM64 family protein: MLLVTLVIAGSAVLLVTGWPTVDGVRATTAAAGWAAPVLFTLLFVGFTLVPAPATVMGIAAGVLFGLPVGLATTMTAVAVGSLIGFVLSRTLGREVVAGIGSARIRRLDARLRRGGLWAVAGGRLLPVIPFPVLSYACGLTAIRLRDYLAGSVLGVLPSAVAFVTIGAYGGDPGSVPFLVAVAGLVVLTVAALVASRSRRRAGRTAGRTETAPVPSGPVA, from the coding sequence GTGCTGCTGGTGACGCTGGTGATCGCGGGCTCCGCGGTCCTGCTGGTCACCGGCTGGCCGACGGTCGACGGCGTCCGTGCGACGACGGCGGCCGCGGGCTGGGCGGCGCCGGTCCTGTTCACGCTGCTGTTCGTCGGGTTCACCCTGGTCCCGGCGCCTGCGACAGTGATGGGCATCGCCGCCGGCGTCCTGTTCGGCCTGCCCGTCGGCCTGGCGACGACGATGACCGCGGTCGCCGTCGGCTCGCTGATCGGCTTCGTGCTGTCGCGGACGCTGGGCCGCGAGGTCGTCGCCGGGATCGGCAGCGCCCGCATCCGCCGTCTCGACGCTCGGCTGCGCCGGGGCGGGCTGTGGGCCGTCGCCGGGGGCAGGCTGCTGCCGGTGATCCCGTTCCCGGTGCTCAGCTACGCCTGCGGGCTGACCGCGATCCGGCTGCGTGACTACCTCGCCGGGTCCGTGCTGGGCGTGCTGCCCTCGGCCGTGGCGTTCGTGACCATCGGCGCCTACGGCGGGGACCCGGGCTCGGTGCCGTTCCTCGTCGCGGTCGCCGGGCTGGTGGTGCTGACCGTCGCGGCGCTGGTGGCGTCCCGGTCACGGCGGCGGGCCGGGCGGACGGCCGGGCGGACGGAGACGGCACCGGTGCCGTCGGGTCCGGTGGCCTGA